One genomic window of Ziziphus jujuba cultivar Dongzao chromosome 4, ASM3175591v1 includes the following:
- the LOC107417343 gene encoding uncharacterized protein LOC107417343: protein MAGTNGSLQQQQRTHDPKPTLQLLFDALDPISLILSQNSNPDEHLPLRLTTESYFMERGPRYREYAELRESKLRMMKNITAQEQQPQEHEFKPTPPKKQVRFQASLGNGRKGSSSVLAQSVPDFSAALRKENRKPMTALPSMLEMTPPPLKNRSKANGIVSNPRGSKSANAGDKRNNGGGLMGRKSYASVEELKGLSSAAANAINGENRGAGRNGRQTVLGYRQF from the coding sequence ATGGCAGGGACCAACGGCTCtctacaacaacaacaacgaacCCACGATCCCAAACCCACTCTTCAACTTCTCTTCGATGCTCTCGACCCCATATCTCTGATTCTCTCCCAGAATTCAAACCCAGACGAACATCTTCCATTGAGACTCACCACTGAGAGCTACTTCATGGAGAGAGGACCCAGATACAGAGAGTATGCGGAGCTCAGAGAATCAAAGCTGAGGATGATGAAGAACATCACAGCTCAAGAACAACAACCCCAGGAACACGAATTTAAACCAACCCCACCAAAGAAACAGGTCCGATTTCAAGCCAGTCTTGGCAATGGCCGTAAAGGGTCGTCCTCCGTTCTTGCTCAATCGGTTCCTGATTTCTCTGCCGCTCTGAGGAAGGAGAACAGGAAACCTATGACAGCTCTGCCTTCCATGCTCGAGATGACTCCTCCGCCATTGAAGAACCGATCCAAAGCTAATGGGATCGTTTCGAATCCGAGAGGGAGTAAGTCGGCCAATGCAGGGGATAAAAGAAACAATGGAGGTGGGTTAATGGGGAGGAAGAGCTATGCGAGTGTTGAGGAACTGAAGGGCCTTTCATCGGCTGCTGCCAATGCCATTAATGGTGAAAACAGGGGAGCAGGAAGGAATGGAAGACAGACGGTTTTGGGCTACAGACAATTTTGA
- the LOC107417341 gene encoding chloroplastic group IIB intron splicing facilitator CRS2-B, chloroplastic has protein sequence MWYAVSFSHSSIFYPRRPWSVHFLQKQKQSISTSCRISASLPDHNNGVKAEYTPWLIVGLGNPGNKYHGTRHNVGFEMIDSISQSQGIVMNTIQSKALIGIGSIEEVPILLVKPQSYMNFSGESVGPLAAYYQVPLRHILLIYDEMSLPNGVLRLQPKGGHGHHNGVKSVMGHLDGRREFPRLCIGIGNPPGTMDMKAFLLQKFSTVERHQIDAALEQGVEAVRTLVLNGFSNSVTRFNLGQKYKYHKV, from the exons ATGTGGTATGCAGTCTCCTTTTCACACTCTAGCATATTCTATCCAAGACGCCCTTGGAGTGTTCATTTTctgcagaagcagaagcaatcGATTTCGACTAGTTGTCGCATAAGTGCTTCATTGCCAGACCATAACAATGGTGTTAAAGCGGAATACACTCCTTGGTTGATCGTTGGGTTGGGTAACCCTGGAAATAAGTACCATGGCACTAGACACAAT GTTGGATTTGAAATGATTGACAGTATTTCTCAATCACAAGGCATTGTCATGAATACAATCCAATCAAAAGCCTTGATTGGAATAG GTTCCATTGAGGAGGTGCCTATTTTGCTTGTTAAGCCTCAATCATACATGAATTTTAGTGGGGAATCG GTTGGACCACTTGCTGCATACTATCAAGTACCCCTACGCCATATTTTATTG ATTTATGATGAAATGAGCTTACCAAATGGTGTTCTGAGACTTCAACCAAAAGGAGGACATGGCCATCACAATGG AGTGAAGAGTGTAATGGGCCATTTGGATGGTCGTCGCGAGTTTCCTCGGTTATGTAtag GTATTGGGAATCCACCTGGCACTATGGACATGAAAGCTTTTCTTCTACAGAAGTTCAGCACGGTAGAAAGACATCAG ATTGATGCAGCACTGGAACAAGGGGTTGAGGCTGTGAGGACCCTGGTACTGAATGGATTTAGCAACAGCGTTACTCGATTTAATTTGGGGCAGAAATACAAGTATCACAAAGTTTAA
- the LOC107417345 gene encoding zinc finger protein 6 has product MADIDCHAKPIKLFGFNISEDNDLNTTRSSSSPSESQDSDHHQRKYECQYCFREFANSQALGGHQNAHKKERQLLKRAQMQASNASRNFSASGHHVHNPMISAFMSPPPRHILGPAPPAHPQDSSWFYMSSHAPPLHVVPQGGAYFPTAAVAVPAGRNVYGRVGIRESMMRTLSQEVGNHAGVLQGLSGLAGDNGGSHHQYQLDHHNGLGLDLHLSLGSANP; this is encoded by the coding sequence ATGGCTGATATTGATTGCCATGCAAAACCAATAAAGCTTTTCGGCTTCAACATCTCAGAAGACAATGACCTAAACACAACAAGATCATCTTCATCTCCTTCTGAATCCCAAGACTCCGATCATCATCAACGGAAATACGAGTGCCAGTACTGTTTCCGCGAATTCGCCAACTCTCAAGCTCTAGGTGGTCACCAAAACGCTCACAAGAAAGAGAGGCAGCTCTTGAAGCGAGCACAGATGCAGGCTAGTAATGCCAGCCGGAACTTTTCGGCTTCCGGCCACCACGTCCACAATCCAATGATATCGGCGTTCATGTCGCCGCCACCACGTCATATTTTAGGTCCGGCACCACCAGCACATCCTCAGGACTCTTCATGGTTTTACATGTCATCGCATGCTCCTCCTTTGCATGTAGTACCGCAAGGCGGTGCGTATTTTCCGACAGCGGCGGTTGCGGTGCCGGCGGGGAGGAATGTGTATGGAAGGGTAGGAATAAGGGAGAGTATGATGAGGACTTTGTCCCAAGAGGTTGGGAATCATGCCGGAGTTTTGCAGGGTTTGAGTGGCTTGGCTGGAGATAATGGTGGTTCTCATCATCAATATCAGCTTGATCATCATAACGGTTTGGGTTTGGATTTGCATCTTAGTCTTGGATCTGCCAATCCTTAA